One segment of Skermanella rosea DNA contains the following:
- a CDS encoding fumarylacetoacetate hydrolase family protein, with translation MKLVRFGAPGEEKPGLVDAAGRLRDLSSVVADIDGKTLAPESLDRLRALDPAQLPEVPEGTRLGSCVTGVGNFIAVGLNYADHAAESGMPVPEEPVLFNKAPSCIVGPDDTVLIPPGSEKTDWEVELAIVIGKQGSYIAEADALDHVAGYCVCNDVSERSYQLERGGQWTKGKGCPTFGPLGPWMVTRDEVENVDDLAMTLAVNGEVVQDGSTRTMIFKVPYLVSYISQFMTLMPGDVITTGTPPGVGLGMKPPRYLKDGDTMRVEIQGLGVQRQKVAAA, from the coding sequence TTGAAGCTGGTTCGCTTTGGTGCCCCGGGCGAGGAGAAGCCCGGCCTGGTCGATGCCGCCGGCCGCCTGCGCGACCTCTCGTCCGTCGTGGCGGACATCGACGGCAAGACCCTCGCCCCGGAAAGCCTGGATCGCCTGCGTGCACTCGATCCCGCGCAGCTTCCCGAGGTGCCGGAAGGCACGCGGCTCGGCTCATGCGTCACCGGCGTCGGCAACTTCATCGCCGTAGGGCTGAACTACGCCGACCACGCGGCCGAGAGCGGCATGCCCGTGCCGGAGGAACCCGTCCTGTTCAACAAGGCGCCGTCCTGCATCGTCGGGCCGGACGACACCGTCCTCATCCCGCCGGGCTCCGAGAAGACCGACTGGGAGGTCGAGCTGGCCATCGTGATCGGCAAGCAGGGCAGCTACATCGCCGAGGCCGATGCGCTGGACCATGTCGCGGGCTATTGCGTCTGCAACGACGTGTCCGAGCGCTCCTACCAGCTGGAGCGCGGCGGCCAGTGGACCAAGGGCAAGGGCTGCCCGACCTTCGGCCCGCTGGGACCCTGGATGGTGACCCGGGACGAGGTGGAGAACGTCGACGATCTCGCCATGACGCTGGCCGTCAACGGCGAGGTGGTCCAGGACGGCTCGACCCGGACCATGATCTTCAAGGTCCCCTACCTGGTGTCCTACATCTCGCAGTTCATGACCCTGATGCCGGGCGACGTCATCACCACCGGCACGCCGCCGGGCGTCGGGCTGGGCATGAAGCCGCCGCGCTACCTGAAGGACGGCGACACCATGCGCGTGGAGATCCAGGGCCTGGGCGTGCAGCGGCAGAAGGTCGCCGCCGCCTGA